ATTGCTGATTTAAATCAGGCTTTTGGCAAAGATGCAGAATGTTAAGCAAAATATATAGTTTAATAAAATGTTAAAATTAATGATAGCAGTAAACTGAAAATTGCCCTCAATACTTTGGATAAATGTATTGAGGGCAATTTTTGTTGATGTAAAACGGAAAAAATAATTTTTCGTGTAAAGCTGTAAATATTCCGCATTGATATTTAAAGATGACAATGCTAAACTATTAAAAATGGAAATAAAGTAAGACTGATTTTGAATGGAGTGCTGAGATGAGTACATATAGTATAAATTTACCGAGTTATACCATTGGTGTAGCTGCATACGAAAAAATACAAACAGTTTGTCCGACTTATGGGAAAAAAGTAGTTGCTATTGGTGGGAAAACTGCGATAAGTAAGGCAAAAGATTTGATTTGTTCGGCGATAAAGGATTCTGAGCTCAGGGTTTTAGATTTTGTTTGGTATGGCGGTGAAGCTTCTTATGAAAATATGGAAGCTCTGAAAGTGCTGCAAAGCGTACAAGAGGCGGATATGATTTTTGCAATTGGCGGAGGCAAAGTAATGGATACTTGCAAACTACTGGCACGAGCTTTACATAAACCCTTATTTACTTTTCCGACGATTGCAAGTAATTGTGCCTGCCTAACTGCGCTTAGTGTCGTTTATTATCCCGATGGAACTTTTCGTGAATTAAATGTATCTGATATTCCTCCGGTACATGTATTTATTCATACACAAATAGCAGTAGAAGCACCCAAGCAGTTTTTATGGGCGGGAATGGGCGATACGATTGCGAAATATTACGAATCGAATCTAGCTGCACAAAATGTAGAATTAGAGCATTTTAATGCAGTAGGTATACAGCTTAGCCGACTGTGTGCCGACCCAATTTTAGAATATGGAATGAAAGCATTAAAAGACAATGAAAATCATGTGCTAAGTAAAGAGTTTGAACAAGTTGTTTTAGCGATTGTGGTAAGCACAGGATTAGTATCTAACTTCGTTGAGTCGGATTATAACGGACATATTGCACATGCATTTTATTGCACGATTACGATGTTGCCGCAAATTGAAGAGAAGCATTTACATGGCGAAGTTGTTGCTTATGGCGTTTTATTGCTGTTGATGTGCGATGGTCAAGAAAAAGAATTAGCAAAGGTATTTAGCTTCTGTCGTGATCTGGGCTTGCCAACTTGTTTGGCAGATCTTGATGTAACGTTAGCAGAGTTAGACGGTGTATTTGATGAAACGGTAAAAAGCGGTGAGTTAACACGCTCGCCGTATCTTGTAACAAAGGAAATGCTCTATACGGGTGTTTTAAAATTAGAAGAATATCATGAAAAAAATTGTTAATAAATCATGACAGCTGAAAACGCGTACGGCTATTAGGAAAACAATAGTAGGGTGCGCGGTTTTCGCGTGGTTTTCTAATTTGCTACAATTTTTAGTAGCATTTCTAGACTTGTAAACAATTACATTGTGATTTATCAATAGGAATGTTATAATTCGTACAAGGTTTGATAGATTAAATTTATCCGATGGCTAACGGGGGCTAACTCCCGCCTCTTTAGGTGGAGACCTCGTAAGCCCCTGGATTACGTGTCTGATTTTAGTGGGAGTTAAAACTCCTAATGAAACAGCATTGTTTATCCCTTAAAACTAGGAAGGGAATTGGTTTAGATGTTAAAAGGCGTTGCAAAATCATTTGCAGCGCCTTTTGTATTAGATAGTTCAAGATGTAACAAAGTGATAGAGAGGGCTTGAAATAATGGATTTTAAAATGAAGGAGCAAATCCTTACAAAAGAATTAGCAGAACAGATTGATTTGATTTTATTTTCCCATAACAATGATGCTTCACAATTGGTGGGAATTTTGCTTGATATCCAAGTGATTATTCCGCGTCAGTATATTCCGGAGCAAGTGGCATATTATTTGGCGGAGAAACTCAATACAAAAATTACAAATGTTTATGATGTGATTTCTTTTTATGCAGCGCTATCTGATAAACCGCGAGCAAAATACCCGATTCAGATTTGTGATAGTATCGTTTGTAAAATTAATGATAATACGACAATATTTACAGTGCTAAAAGAAATTTTAGGTATAGAGATCAATGAAGTAACGTATGATGGTAGATTTACGATAGAAAAGGTTCCCTGCTTTGGTGCTTGTGATGTTGCTCCTGCGGTTAGAATCAATGGAAAAGTCTATGGGCACTTAACGAGTCGAGAAAAAATTATTGCACTGCTTGATGCATTAGGATAGAAGATAGGAGTGACAAAGATGACGAAGACAGTAGCGTTTATGACAAGAAATTTTGGGAAATATGATCCAATGTCGATTGGTGCTTATATGAGGATTGGTGGCTTTCATGCATTAAAGAAAGCGGTGAACATGGAAGGGGAAGCGATTGCGGCAATAATTGCGGCGGCTGAGGTAAAAGGGCGCGGTGGCGCAGGCTATGATATGGGGCGCAAGTGGTCGCAGGCAAAAGCGGTAATTGATGATAATAAAGTTGTCGTGTGCAATGCCGATGAAGGAGAGCCGTGTACGTTTAAGGATCGGACGCTAATTGAGCATGACCCATTTAATTTAATTGAGGGAATGATTATCGCTGGCTACACGGTAGATGCGGAAAATGGATACATTTATTTAAGGGAAGAATACAGCCATTTGCGTCCGTTGCTTTTAAATGCGATAAAACAGGCGCGTGTCTATGGCTTTTTAGGAAAGAATATTCTTGGCAAAGGATTTAATTTCGATATTCATTTATATTCCGGTGCAGGGGCATATGTCTGTGGCGAAGGTACGGCACTCGTGGAATCTATTGAAGGTAAAAGCGGTAGACCGAGAATGAAACCGCCATTTATTAAACAATGCGGCTTATATAATTTACCCACGTGTGTAAATAATGTGGAGAGTCTATCTTTAGTTACCGGAATTCTACTTGATGATCAGAACGTTTATCAAAGTTATGGGACGGAAAAATCAAAAGGGACAAAACTGGTTAGTGTGGGTGGCAATGTAAACTGTCCTGGCGTTTTTGAAATTCCGTTCGGGGTTACGGTACGAGAGCTTATTTATGATTTGGCTGGGGGAATTCAGGGAAATCGTGCGATTCGGTTGATTCAATTTGGTGGTGCATCAGGGAAAATTGCTTCAACGGATATTTTAGATACACCTTATACGTATGAAGCTCTACAAAAAGCTGGTGTTGGTGTCGGTTCGGGGGCAATCTTGGTGGTAGATGAGCGAACGACCGTTATGGAATTTTTAGTGGCAACGCAGGAATTCTTTTCTCATGAGAGTTGTGGACAATGCACACCTTGCCGTGAGGGCAATCGTCATATGCGGATTTTACTTGATAAGGTAGCGCAAGGAACGCATACAGAAAGTGATGTAACCTCCATGAAAAAAATTGCGAAGTTGATGGCGATGTCTTCGATGTGTGGTTTAGGAGAAACGGCGCAAAGTGCATTCGTTTCTGCGATTGAAGTATTCCCGGAATGTTTTATAGTAAAATGAATGAGGTGACTTTATGGACAATATGGTGCATATTAAAATAAATAATATTCCTGTTGAAGTGGAAAAAGGAACGAAAATTCTAGAAGCGGCAAAGAAGATTAATATCAATATTCCCCATCTTTGCTATCATCCGGATCAAACAATCAAAGCGCATTGCAGAATTTGTACCGTTGAAGTTGTCGGCGGAAGAAGATTATTTGCGGCATGCTCTACGGACGTATGGGAAGGTATGGAGATTTTAACGGATACAAAACTAGTTCGCGATACGCAAGTGGGAATTTTAGAATTGATTTTAGCAAATCATGAGCAAAATTGCTTATCCTGTGCGCGCAATGGTAAATGTGATTTACAAAAGCTATGCAGTCGATTTAATGTTTTAAAGCCAAATTTGCCAAATGTGGCAAAACATATTCCGATTAATGATAACAATCCGAGTTTGGTGCGTGATTTATCAAAATGTGTGAAGTGTGGTCGATGCGTTAAAGCCTGTCAGGAAGTGCAAGGCGTAGCAGCGCTATCGCATGCGGGGCGGTCAGAAGATTATATGATTACGACAGCTTATCATAAGCCATTAGAAGAAACGGATTGCATTTTATGTGGGCAATGCAGCGCTGTTTGTCCAGTTGGTGCAATTGTAGAAAGAGATGATACGCAAAAGGTATTAGATGTATTACAAGATCCCCAAAAGCATGTAATCGTGCAAGTAGCGCCATCGGTGCGTGTTGCTTTGGGAGATGAATTTGGATTGCCAAAGGGCGAAGTGGTAACGGGGAAAATGGTAACTGCTTTACGGATGCTTGGCTTTAACCGTGTATTTGATACGAATTTTGCAGCAGATGTAACAATTATGGAAGAAGGAAATGAGCTTTTACAAAGGTTAAAGCAAAATGAAAGCTTACCGATGCTTACTTCATGCAGCTCCGGATGGGTAAATTATATGGAGAAGCATCATGGCGATTATCTCGAACATCTTTCCAGTGTAAAATCACCCCAGCAGATTTTTGGTGCGTTATCAAAATCGTATTATCCAGCAGCTACGGGAATAGATGTTAAAGATATTGTTACGGTATCAATCATGCCATGTACGGCGAAAAAATACGAAGCATCTAGACCGGAAATGCAGCAGAGTGGAGTCAGGGATGTTGATATCGTTTTAACGACACGTGAATTAACAAAATTAATTAACTATGTGGGGATTGATTTTAATCATTTAGCAGAGGGGGAATTTGATAGCCCTATGGGGATGGGAACTGGTGCTGGAGCGATTTTTGGTACGAGTGGCGGTGTAATGGAAGCTGCACTTCGTACGGTGTATGAAGTATATACAGGGAAAGAGCTCGTAAATTTGGATTTTGAAAATGTACGTGGATTTAAAGGGATTAAAGAAGCAATCATTGATTTGGGAGATCGAGAAATTAAAGTCGCAATCGCACATGGCTTAAGAAATGCTGAGAAGATTATGAAGCAGATTAAAGCGGGAACTTGTGAATATCATTTTGTTGAAGTAATGGCTTGTCCAGGAGGCTGTATTGGAGGTGGTGGACAGCCGATTAAAAGTACCAACGATGTGAAAATTATGCGCATGGATGCAATTTACTCGATTGATAAGTCAATGAAAATTCGTAAATCACATCAAAACCCAGAAGTGATTCGTTTATATAAAGAGTATTTAGCACATCCATTGAGCGAAAAAGCACACCGACTTCTTCATACGCGTTACAATAAAATAAAAAAAGAATATGAATTTGCTTATTTAAATGATGATCCCGTGTATTCGTTATAAAAAAATCGGTATTGCATATATGCAATACCGATTTTTTTATTTAGAGAAATATTTCCTTAAAAAGAATGGAAAAATAACGATATTATAAGTAGGATTTGTTGTAGAAGGATAGATTTGTGTGGAGGGAAAGAAATGAATGAATTTGAGAAAGTTCAA
This genomic interval from Selenobaculum gibii contains the following:
- a CDS encoding iron-containing alcohol dehydrogenase family protein → MSTYSINLPSYTIGVAAYEKIQTVCPTYGKKVVAIGGKTAISKAKDLICSAIKDSELRVLDFVWYGGEASYENMEALKVLQSVQEADMIFAIGGGKVMDTCKLLARALHKPLFTFPTIASNCACLTALSVVYYPDGTFRELNVSDIPPVHVFIHTQIAVEAPKQFLWAGMGDTIAKYYESNLAAQNVELEHFNAVGIQLSRLCADPILEYGMKALKDNENHVLSKEFEQVVLAIVVSTGLVSNFVESDYNGHIAHAFYCTITMLPQIEEKHLHGEVVAYGVLLLLMCDGQEKELAKVFSFCRDLGLPTCLADLDVTLAELDGVFDETVKSGELTRSPYLVTKEMLYTGVLKLEEYHEKNC
- a CDS encoding NADH-quinone oxidoreductase subunit NuoE family protein yields the protein MDFKMKEQILTKELAEQIDLILFSHNNDASQLVGILLDIQVIIPRQYIPEQVAYYLAEKLNTKITNVYDVISFYAALSDKPRAKYPIQICDSIVCKINDNTTIFTVLKEILGIEINEVTYDGRFTIEKVPCFGACDVAPAVRINGKVYGHLTSREKIIALLDALG
- a CDS encoding complex I 51 kDa subunit family protein encodes the protein MTKTVAFMTRNFGKYDPMSIGAYMRIGGFHALKKAVNMEGEAIAAIIAAAEVKGRGGAGYDMGRKWSQAKAVIDDNKVVVCNADEGEPCTFKDRTLIEHDPFNLIEGMIIAGYTVDAENGYIYLREEYSHLRPLLLNAIKQARVYGFLGKNILGKGFNFDIHLYSGAGAYVCGEGTALVESIEGKSGRPRMKPPFIKQCGLYNLPTCVNNVESLSLVTGILLDDQNVYQSYGTEKSKGTKLVSVGGNVNCPGVFEIPFGVTVRELIYDLAGGIQGNRAIRLIQFGGASGKIASTDILDTPYTYEALQKAGVGVGSGAILVVDERTTVMEFLVATQEFFSHESCGQCTPCREGNRHMRILLDKVAQGTHTESDVTSMKKIAKLMAMSSMCGLGETAQSAFVSAIEVFPECFIVK
- a CDS encoding NADH-dependent [FeFe] hydrogenase, group A6, with translation MDNMVHIKINNIPVEVEKGTKILEAAKKININIPHLCYHPDQTIKAHCRICTVEVVGGRRLFAACSTDVWEGMEILTDTKLVRDTQVGILELILANHEQNCLSCARNGKCDLQKLCSRFNVLKPNLPNVAKHIPINDNNPSLVRDLSKCVKCGRCVKACQEVQGVAALSHAGRSEDYMITTAYHKPLEETDCILCGQCSAVCPVGAIVERDDTQKVLDVLQDPQKHVIVQVAPSVRVALGDEFGLPKGEVVTGKMVTALRMLGFNRVFDTNFAADVTIMEEGNELLQRLKQNESLPMLTSCSSGWVNYMEKHHGDYLEHLSSVKSPQQIFGALSKSYYPAATGIDVKDIVTVSIMPCTAKKYEASRPEMQQSGVRDVDIVLTTRELTKLINYVGIDFNHLAEGEFDSPMGMGTGAGAIFGTSGGVMEAALRTVYEVYTGKELVNLDFENVRGFKGIKEAIIDLGDREIKVAIAHGLRNAEKIMKQIKAGTCEYHFVEVMACPGGCIGGGGQPIKSTNDVKIMRMDAIYSIDKSMKIRKSHQNPEVIRLYKEYLAHPLSEKAHRLLHTRYNKIKKEYEFAYLNDDPVYSL